A stretch of Panthera tigris isolate Pti1 chromosome E2, P.tigris_Pti1_mat1.1, whole genome shotgun sequence DNA encodes these proteins:
- the LOC122234283 gene encoding interferon lambda-4-like: MGPRGAAAVAVGLWVLVTAGEAADPGVTTPRRCLLSHYRSLDPRAVAAVKALRDRYVSDAQTSPPVPEGPLRPSAQQEEETLSWRPRNCSFRPRRDPPRPWSCARLRLVARGLEDAQAVLSRLRSPERFPGIGPILELLAAARRDVGACLELVRPGSWRKSLRPPRTRPQTRRADSPGCHEASVVFNLLRLLTWDLRLVADSGPCL; encoded by the exons ATGGGGCCGAGGGGCGCAGCCGCGGTGGCCGTGGGGCTGTGGGTCTTGGTGACGGCGGGCGAGGCGGCGGACCCTGGCGTGACGACACCCCGGCGCTGCCTGCTGTCACACTACCGCTCGCTGGACCCCAGGGCGGTGGCGGCGGTCAAGGCGCTGAGGGACCGCTACGTGAGTGACGCCCAGACCTCTCCACCCGTCCCCGAGGGCCCCCTGCGTCCCAGCGCCCAGCAG GAGGAGGAGACCCTGAGCTGGAGGCCGCGCAACTGCTCCTTTCGCCCAAGGAGGGACCCTCCGCGTCCCTGG TCGTGCGCGCGGCTTCGCCTGGTGGCCCGGGGCCTCGAGGACGCCCAGGCCGTGCTGAGCCGCTTGCGGAGCCCGGAGCGGTTCCCCGGCATCGGCCCGATCCTGGAGCTGCTGGCGGCCGCACGGCGGGACGTGGGGGCCTGC CTCGAGCTGGTCCGGCCAGGCTCCTGGAGGAAGTCCCTCAGGCCACCGAGGACGCGTCCCCAAACGCGCAGAGCT GACTCGCCTGGGTGCCACGAAGCCAGCGTCGTCTTCAACCTCCTGCGCCTGCTCACGTGGGACCTGAGGCTGGTGGCAGACTCGGGGCCTTGTCTGTGA